From Brachionichthys hirsutus isolate HB-005 chromosome 16, CSIRO-AGI_Bhir_v1, whole genome shotgun sequence, a single genomic window includes:
- the map2k4a gene encoding dual specificity mitogen-activated protein kinase kinase 4a isoform X1, whose amino-acid sequence MEFKHTTMATPSPNKTTAASSNAGSTAQTRHITTLSSMQESNTCWRCQGETGFQINLSGAPPSKRKALKLNFANPPIKPTARFTLNTAGPPFQNPHIERLRTHSIESSGKLKISPEQHWDFTAEDLKDLGEIGRGAYGSVNKMVHKPSNQIMAVKRIRSTVDEKEQKQLLMDLDVVMRSSDCPYIVQFYGALFREGDCWICMELMATSLDKFYKFVYCSLDDVIPEEILGKITLATVKALNHLKENLKIIHRDIKPSNILLDRNGNIKLCDFGISGQLVDSIAKTRDAGCRPYMAPERIDPSASRQGYDVRSDVWSLGITLYELATGRFPYPKWNSVFDQLTQVVRGDPPQLSNSEERRFSPKFISFVNVCLTKDESKRPKYKELLKDAFIQMYEERSVDVAGYVCRLLDQMPASPGSPMFMD is encoded by the exons ATGGaattcaaacacacaacaatggCGACTCCCAGTCCGAACAAGAcaacagcagctagcagcaaCGCAGGGTCCACGGCTCAGACTCGGCATATCACCACGCTGAGCAGCATGCAGG aaAGCAACACCTGCTGGAGATGTCAGGGTGAAACAG GGTTTCAGATAAACCTGTCTGGAGCTCCCCCAA GTAAACGCAAAGCTCTGAAGCTGAACTTCGCCAACCCGCCGATCAAACCCACAGCCAGGTTCACACTGAACACGGCAGGGCCGCCCTTCCAGAACCCACACAT agagagactgagaacACACAGCATCGAGTCGTCAGGAAAGTTGAAGATCTCCCCGGAGCAGCACTGGGATTTCACGGCCGAGGATCTCAAAGATCTGGGGGAGATTGGCCGCGGGGCTTATGGCTCCGTCAATAAGATGGTGCACAAGCCGAGTAACCAGATCATGGCGGTCAAG AGAATCCGGTCGACAGTCGACgagaaggagcagaagcagctgctgatgGACTTGGACGTGGTTATGAGGAGCAGCGACTGTCCCTACATCGTGCAGTTCTATGGCGCTCTGTTCAGAGAG GGCGACTGTTGGATTTGTATGGAACTTATGGCTACCTCGTTAGACAAATTTTACAAATTTGTATATTGCTCATTAGACGACGTGATTCCAGAAGAAATCTTAGGAAAAATAACGTTAGCT ACTGTGAAGGCACTTAACCACTTAAAAGAAAACTTGAAGATAATACACAGAG ACATTAAGCCATCAAACATCCTCCTGGACAGGAACGGCAATATCAAGCTGTGTGACTTTGGGATCAGCGGTCAGCTGGTCGACTCCATCGCTAAGACCAGAGATGCAGGCTGCAGACCGTATATGGCA CCTGAGCGGATAGACCCCAGCGCGTCCAGGCAAGGCTACGATGTCCGCTCGGATGTCTGGAGTTTGGGAATCACACTG TATGAGCTGGCCACTGGACGATTTCCCTACCCAAAGTGGAACAGCGTTTTTGACCAGCTGACCCAGGTGGTGAGGGGCGACCCACCACAACTCAGCAACTCGGAGGAGAGGCGCTTCTCACCCAAATTCATCTCCTTTGTCAATGTGTG CCTTACAAAGGATGAGTCGAAAAGGCCAAAGTACAAAGAGCTATTG AAAGACGCTTTCATTCAGATGTACGAGGAGCGCTCCGTCGACGTTGCTGGTTACGTCTGCAGGCTCCTGGATCAGATGCCGGCGTCTCCCGGCTcaccgatgtttatggactgA
- the map2k4a gene encoding dual specificity mitogen-activated protein kinase kinase 4a isoform X2, whose amino-acid sequence MEFKHTTMATPSPNKTTAASSNAGSTAQTRHITTLSSMQESNTCWRCQGETGKRKALKLNFANPPIKPTARFTLNTAGPPFQNPHIERLRTHSIESSGKLKISPEQHWDFTAEDLKDLGEIGRGAYGSVNKMVHKPSNQIMAVKRIRSTVDEKEQKQLLMDLDVVMRSSDCPYIVQFYGALFREGDCWICMELMATSLDKFYKFVYCSLDDVIPEEILGKITLATVKALNHLKENLKIIHRDIKPSNILLDRNGNIKLCDFGISGQLVDSIAKTRDAGCRPYMAPERIDPSASRQGYDVRSDVWSLGITLYELATGRFPYPKWNSVFDQLTQVVRGDPPQLSNSEERRFSPKFISFVNVCLTKDESKRPKYKELLKDAFIQMYEERSVDVAGYVCRLLDQMPASPGSPMFMD is encoded by the exons ATGGaattcaaacacacaacaatggCGACTCCCAGTCCGAACAAGAcaacagcagctagcagcaaCGCAGGGTCCACGGCTCAGACTCGGCATATCACCACGCTGAGCAGCATGCAGG aaAGCAACACCTGCTGGAGATGTCAGGGTGAAACAG GTAAACGCAAAGCTCTGAAGCTGAACTTCGCCAACCCGCCGATCAAACCCACAGCCAGGTTCACACTGAACACGGCAGGGCCGCCCTTCCAGAACCCACACAT agagagactgagaacACACAGCATCGAGTCGTCAGGAAAGTTGAAGATCTCCCCGGAGCAGCACTGGGATTTCACGGCCGAGGATCTCAAAGATCTGGGGGAGATTGGCCGCGGGGCTTATGGCTCCGTCAATAAGATGGTGCACAAGCCGAGTAACCAGATCATGGCGGTCAAG AGAATCCGGTCGACAGTCGACgagaaggagcagaagcagctgctgatgGACTTGGACGTGGTTATGAGGAGCAGCGACTGTCCCTACATCGTGCAGTTCTATGGCGCTCTGTTCAGAGAG GGCGACTGTTGGATTTGTATGGAACTTATGGCTACCTCGTTAGACAAATTTTACAAATTTGTATATTGCTCATTAGACGACGTGATTCCAGAAGAAATCTTAGGAAAAATAACGTTAGCT ACTGTGAAGGCACTTAACCACTTAAAAGAAAACTTGAAGATAATACACAGAG ACATTAAGCCATCAAACATCCTCCTGGACAGGAACGGCAATATCAAGCTGTGTGACTTTGGGATCAGCGGTCAGCTGGTCGACTCCATCGCTAAGACCAGAGATGCAGGCTGCAGACCGTATATGGCA CCTGAGCGGATAGACCCCAGCGCGTCCAGGCAAGGCTACGATGTCCGCTCGGATGTCTGGAGTTTGGGAATCACACTG TATGAGCTGGCCACTGGACGATTTCCCTACCCAAAGTGGAACAGCGTTTTTGACCAGCTGACCCAGGTGGTGAGGGGCGACCCACCACAACTCAGCAACTCGGAGGAGAGGCGCTTCTCACCCAAATTCATCTCCTTTGTCAATGTGTG CCTTACAAAGGATGAGTCGAAAAGGCCAAAGTACAAAGAGCTATTG AAAGACGCTTTCATTCAGATGTACGAGGAGCGCTCCGTCGACGTTGCTGGTTACGTCTGCAGGCTCCTGGATCAGATGCCGGCGTCTCCCGGCTcaccgatgtttatggactgA
- the elac2 gene encoding zinc phosphodiesterase ELAC protein 2, giving the protein MNSVLAFLSSSRLVPVASLSSSRLVPVASLSSSRLVPVASLSSSRLVPVASLSSSRLVPVASLSSSRLVPVASLSSSRLVPVARLDSCPRRAAQFLRTMASNANSRESLGLKRTRKKEPLRRTKIKEQRSTRAAVPGAHKVCVQVVGAGSRDNPASLYVYSEYNGYLFNCGEGTQRLMQEHRLKVVRLDNIFLTRLSWQNVGGLSGMILTLKDVGVSECVLSGPPQLDAYLSAIKTFSGPLDRIKLWLRPYTEGAYADDTMTVHQVPIFAQLKDTGTELSPSPPQRPPSPGGEQIGRPAGNGEGTAKGESLVVAFICKLHPKKGRFLVLEAKALGLPVGTAAMGPLISALKDGKSITHEGREVTPQQVCSPTVPGPAFIIVECPSEEFIRAVVSDQQLRRYQTGGTEDPAALVVHMTPERVLKTERYQKWMERFPSTTEHLILNEHVCTVHNARSHGIQAQLHMIHPEIFPPLGDYRPKESQADLNIRNVRGECLLKFQLRPVMEWQRDAVFCDTNDFVKEASALPNFLAEVDRCREAWIRRFGLASLTVQTISAAGPGEKYPEVVFTGTGSAVPMKMRNVSGTLVNISPHQSLLLDCGEGTFGQLCRHYGDDVDEVLSRISTVFISHMHADHHTGLPMLLFQRKRALRATGGVFSPVFLLGPAAIVIWLQKYHDSCEEILDSVNFISNNALQDGGETPAPGRKACINALLKKNNLEKFQTCAVRHCKNAYACSFTHQSGWKLAFSGDTMPCDAFVRIGRNANLLIHEATLEDGLEEEAEEKRHSTTSQAIGVGMKMNADYVLLNHFSQRYAKIPLFSEDFTERVGISFDHMRICFGDLKTLPRLMPVLKVLFAEDLVEMEERRDRRELRSLRGAASEMNGEQPVSDASRGVKRDQEEAREETKRLKAD; this is encoded by the exons ATGAATTCTGTCCTCGCGTTCCTGTCCAGCAGCAGACTTGTCCCCGTCGCGTCCCTGTCCAGCAGCAGACTTGTCCCCGTCGCGTCCCTGTCCAGCAGCAGACTTGTCCCCGTCGCGTCCCTGTCCAGCAGCAGACTTGTCCCCGTCGCGTCCCTGTCCAGCAGCAGGCTTGTCCCCGTCGCGTCCCTGTCCAGCAGCAGACTTGTCCCCGTCGCGTCCCTGTCCAGCAGCAGGCTTGTCCCCGTCGCGCGCTTGGATTCTTGCCCCCGTCGTGCTGCGCAGTTTCTCCGAACAATGGCTTCTAACGCGAACTCCAGAGAGTCGCTCGGTTTGAAACGGACCAGGAAGAAGGAGCCGCTGCGTCGGACGAAGATCAAAGAGCAGCGGAGCACGCGGGCGGCCGTCCCCGGAGCGCACAAGGTGTGCGTGCAGGTGGTCGGAGCCGGAAGCAGAGACAACCCCGCGTCCCTCTACGTCTACTCCGAGTACAACGG ATACCTGTTCAACTGTGGGGAAGGAACTCAGAGACTGATGCAGGAGCACAG GCTCAAGGTGGTGCGACTGGACAACATCTTCCTGACCAGACTGAGCTGGCAGAATGTGGGAGGGTTATCAG GGATGATCTTAACGCTGAAGGACGTCGGCGTTTCCGAGTGCGTCCTCTCTGGGCCTCCACAGCTG GACGCCTACCTGAGTGCCATCAAGACGTTTTCGGGACCCCTGGACAGGATCAAGCTGT GGCTCCGCCCCTACACGGAAGGGGCGTATGCAGACGACACAATGACCGTCCACCAGGTGCCAATATTCG CCCAGCTGAAGGACACCGGCACAGAGCTCTCCCCCAGCCCCCCGCAACGCCCCCCGTCGCCTGGTGGGGAACAAATCGGCCGTCCAG CAGGTAACGGAGAAGGAACGGCGAAAGGCGAGTCTTTGGTGGTCGCCTTCATATGTAAG CTTCATCCCAAGAAGGGCCGCTTCCTGGTGCTCGAAGCCAAAGCGCTGGGTTTGCCCGT AGGCACGGCGGCAATGGGTCCGCTCATCAGCGCTCTGAAGGATGGGAAAAGCATCACGCATGAAGGGAGAGAG GTCACGCCCCAGCAGGTCTGCAGCCCCACCGTCCCAGGACCGGCGTTCATCATCGTCGAGTGTCCGTCGGAGGAGTTCATCCGAGCCGTTGTCTCCGATCAGCAGCTGAGAAG ATACCAGACTGGTGGGACGGAGGATCCGGCGGCGCTGGTGGTCCACATGACTCCAGAGAGGGTTCTGAAGACTGAGCGGTACCAGAAGTGGATGgagag GTTTCCGTCCACGACAGAACATCTGATCCTCAACGAGCACGTCTGCACGGTCCACAACGCCAGGAGTCACGGGATCCAAGCCCAGCTCCACATGATCCACCCGGAGATCTTCCCCCCGCTCGGGGACTACAGGCCAAAG GAGTCTCAGGCCGACCTCAACATCAGGAACGTTCGAGGAGAATGTCTCCTCAAGTTCCAGCTCAGACCAGTGATGGAGTGGCAAAG AGACGCCGTCTTCTGCGATACCAACGACTTCGTGAAGGAAGCTTCGGCGCTGCCGAACTTCCTCGCCGAGGTGGACAGGTGCAGGGAGGCGT GGATTCGCCGCTTTGGCCTCGCCTCGCTGACTGTTCAAACGATATCTGCTGCAGGACCAGGAGAGAAATACCCGGAGGTGGTTTTCACGGGAACGGGATCCGCCGTTCCCATGAAAATGAGGAACGTCAGCGGGACATTGGTCAACATCAG CCCCCATCAGTCCCTGCTGCTGGACTGTGGGGAGGGGACCTTCGGGCAGCTCTGCAGACACTATGGAGACGATGTGGACGAAGTTCTGTCCAGGATCTCGACGGTCTTCATCTCCCACATGCACGCTGACCACCACACC GGGCTGCCCATGCTGCTGTTTCAGAGGAAGAGGGCTCTG AGAGCGACGGGGGGGGTCTTCAGCCCCGTCTTCCTGCTGGGTCCGGCGGCAATCGTGATCTGGCTACAAAAGTACCACGATTCCTGTGAGGAGATCCTCGACAGCGTAAA CTTCATCTCTAACAACGCTCTGCAGGACGGCGGCGAGACGCCGGCGCCGGGGAGAAAGGCCTGCATCAATGCGCTGCTGAAGAAGAACAATCTGGAAAAG TTCCAGACGTGCGCGGTGCGCCACTGTAAGAACGCCTACGCCTGCAGCTTCACCCACCAGTCGGGCTGGAAGCTGGCCTTCTCTGGCGACACCATGCCCTGCGACGCCTTCGTACGCATCG GAAGAAATGCCAATTTATTAATCCACGAGGCAACGCTGGAAGACGGGCTCGAGGAAGAAGCGGAGGAGAAGAGGCACAG CACGACCTCCCAGGCCATCGGCGTCGGCATGAAGATGAACGCCGACTACGTCCTGCTGAACCACTTCAGCCAGCGCTACGCCAAGATCCCTCTTTTCAGCGAGGACTTCACCGAGCGAGTGGGGATATCGTTCGATCACATGAGG ATTTGCTTTGGAGATTTGAAAACCCTCCCCAGACTCATGCCTGTACTTAAAGTCCTTTTTGCCGAGGACCTCGTTGAGATGGAGGAAAGACGAGATCGGAGGGAGCTCAGGAGTCTGAGAGGAGCGGCCTCCGAGATGAACGGCGAGCAGCCGGTTAGCGACGCCAGTCGAGGTGTCAAAAGAGATCAGGAGGAGGCGCGGGAGGAGACCAAGAGACTGAAGGCTGactga
- the LOC137905998 gene encoding protein shisa-6-like, which produces MEMKHLLLLLVYLDPLGVLCAAASKKSKIPPRRVPELGSTAVTQVQPPRVQPPRVQHDTCLGYYDVSGQYDKEFACNNTDHRFCCGSCFLRFCCADRGKRLEQKSCTNYNTPDWIKTQPPSPAPTGDAYDPELDRTNTTVYISCGVVALVIAIGISAKVAYDKATEPPQEMNVHRALADILRQQGPVQMSQYEHENMAALEGSSKDETPVRTSKNHYTPIHAVASNPGHYGKEVLRGGGRDVHSFLSSDFVTLGRARLKALNGRPVVSIEQPGQMSWHGDVDVPASYGTHHHDYQQSHLDLTALTPKLAHRQMRHERPQRMNNILTSATEPYDLSLSRSFQNLSHLPPSYEPTHKADLSEKDLDGCYTRKHHHPDFGGQGTTRVVKLNPDYQQRQRPRRVQRAMSQDHVLSPPRTPRRGDYGLSSYGVVAANAYSSSRHLSDEQLLSADRLHSQDPLLLSPAMRRDKFREKAMARAMSHVDMLLPVTPVLDRHKMTKTHSQPSAPNDPYDLHATASRRQAFASRRTRTVDHLQCIPGNHHTYRTASKNEVTV; this is translated from the exons atggagatgaagcacctcctccttctgctcGTGTACCTCGACCCGCTGGGCGTCCTGTGCGCCGCCGCCAGCAAGAAGAGTAAAATCCCCCCGCGGAGGGTCCCAGAGCTCGGCAGCACGGCGGTCACGCAGGTCCAGCCGCCTCGGGTCCAGCCGCCTAGGGTCCAGCACGACACCTGTCTGGGCTACTACGACGTGAGCGGCCAGTACGACAAAGAGTTCGCCTGCAACAACACCGACCACCGGTTCTGCTGCGGCAGCTGCTTCCTGCGGTTCTGCTGCGCCGACCGGGGGAAGCGGCTGGAGCAGAAGAGCTGCACCAACTACAACACGCCGGACTGGATCAAAACGCAGCCCCCGTCACCCGCGCCAACAGGCGACGCCTACGACCCGGAGCTGGACCGGACCAACACCACGGTGTACATCTCCTGCGGTGTCGTGGCGCTCGTCATCGCTATCGGGATTTCTGCTAAAGTTGCGTACGATAaagccaccgagccgccccagGAGATGAACGTTCACAG AGCCTTGGCAGATATTCTGAGGCAACAAGGACCGGTTCAAATGTCTCAGTATGAGCATGAAAACATGGCGGCTCTTGAGGGGTCGAGCAAAGACGAGACGCCGGTCAGAACCTCCAAGAACCATTACACGCCCATCCACGCCGTGGCCTCGAACCCCG GGCATTATGGGAAGGAAGTCCTCCGCGGTGGGGGCCGGGACGTGCACAGCTTCCTCTCGTCTGACTTTGTGACGCTCGGACGAGCCCGTCTCAAAG CGCTAAACGGGAGGCCTGTTGTGTCCATAGAGCAACCGGGACAGATGTCCTGGCACGGCGACGTGGACGTCCCCGCCTCCTACG GAACCCATCACCATGACTACCAGCAGAGTCACCTGGATCTGACGGCCCTCACTCCCAAACTGG CCCACAGACAAATGAGGCACG agaGACCGCAGCGGATGAACAACATCCTGACCTCGGCCACGGAGCCCTACGACCTCTCCCTGTCCAGATCCTTCCAGAACCTGAGCCACCTGCCGCCCTCCTACGAGCCGACCCACAAGGCCGACCTGA GTGAGAAGGACCTTGATGGCTGCTACACCAGGAAGCATCATCATCCTGACTTCGGAGGCCAGGGAACAACCCGTGTGGTGAAGCTGAATCCGGATTACCAACAACGACAGCGTCCCCGCCGGGTTCAGAGGGCCATGTCCCAGGACCATGTCCTGTCTCCTCCCAGGACGCCACGGCGTGGGGACTATGGCTTGTCCTCCTATGGCGTCGTGGCAGCAAATGCGTACAGCAGCAGCCGCCACCTCTCAGATGAGCAGCTGCTGTCAGCAGACCGCCTCCACTCCCAGGATCCTTTGCTGTTGTCTCCGGCAATGAGGCGTGACAAGTTTAGGGAGAAGGCGATGGCACGGGCGATGTCTCACGTCGATATGCTGCTGCCCGTCACGCCCGTCCTGGACCGCCACAAGATGACAAAGACGCACTCTCAGCCCAGCGCCCCTAACGACCCGTACGACCTCCACGCGACCGCGTCCAGGAGGCAGGCGTTTGCCTCCCGGCGGACTCGCACCGTGGACCACCTGCAGTGCATTCCTGGAAACCACCACACGTATCGCACTGCCAGCAAGAACGAGGTCACCGTGTAG